From a region of the Candidatus Syntrophosphaera sp. genome:
- the rfaE1 gene encoding D-glycero-beta-D-manno-heptose-7-phosphate kinase, with translation MIRELLDKFRDKKVLVLGDVMLDQYLWGRVERISPEAPVPILEVCNEEFRLGGAANAALNVRSLGAEAILVGITGEDQAASNLRKLMAESQISSDGLIAGPSRKTTLKTRIGAVNQQIVRIDHESQEEIGAKAVSDLKARLEILLPGCQALIIEDYNKGLMTSEVIGFVLKLAARQGIPVAVDPKYRNFLAYQGVDIFKPNFRELQTVKGEAFEGDEAFFTAARELRTQLEVKNLIVTKGSLGMYIFDGDGQPLHLPTAAREVYDVSGAGDTVISALTLAYISGADIRLAAQVANHAAGVACGIMGTACVSPEQLLASYNEQR, from the coding sequence ATGATCAGAGAACTGCTGGATAAATTCAGGGACAAGAAAGTGCTGGTGCTGGGCGACGTGATGCTGGACCAGTATCTGTGGGGCCGCGTGGAGCGCATTTCGCCGGAAGCGCCGGTGCCCATTTTGGAAGTTTGCAACGAGGAATTCCGGCTGGGCGGGGCCGCCAATGCCGCCCTGAACGTCCGTTCCCTGGGCGCGGAGGCCATTTTGGTGGGGATAACCGGCGAGGACCAGGCAGCTTCCAATCTGCGCAAGCTTATGGCAGAGAGCCAGATCAGCAGCGATGGCCTGATCGCTGGCCCCTCACGCAAAACCACTCTCAAGACCAGGATCGGCGCCGTGAATCAACAGATAGTCCGCATCGACCACGAATCGCAGGAAGAGATCGGCGCTAAGGCCGTCAGTGATCTCAAAGCCAGGCTGGAGATTCTGCTGCCCGGCTGCCAGGCCCTGATCATCGAGGACTATAACAAAGGCCTGATGACCAGCGAAGTGATCGGCTTTGTCCTGAAACTCGCCGCCAGGCAGGGCATTCCTGTGGCCGTGGATCCCAAATACCGGAATTTCCTCGCCTACCAAGGCGTGGACATCTTCAAGCCCAATTTCAGGGAATTGCAGACCGTGAAAGGGGAGGCGTTTGAGGGCGACGAAGCTTTTTTTACTGCTGCCAGGGAGTTGAGAACTCAACTGGAGGTGAAAAACCTGATCGTCACCAAAGGCAGCCTGGGCATGTACATTTTTGACGGGGACGGGCAGCCCCTGCATCTGCCCACCGCGGCCAGAGAGGTTTATGACGTTTCCGGCGCGGGGGACACCGTGATCAGCGCTTTGACCCTGGCCTACATCTCTGGTGCGGACATCCGCCTGGCCGCTCAGGTGGCCAATCACGCTGCCGGAGTCGCCTGCGGGATCATGGGCACGGCCTGTGTCAGCCCGGAACAGCTATTGGCGAGCTATAATGAGCAAAGATAA